Proteins encoded within one genomic window of Lysinibacillus sphaericus:
- a CDS encoding SLC13 family permease, protein MLCVQLTLTFLILGMTIIVFMTNRVRADFVAIVSLLAFVIANILTPAEALAGFSNSVVLMIAGLFVVGAGILRTGLAAMAGQLLLKWSGNSELKLFILLLIIVGSVGAFMSNTGTVALMMPIVVSIAISMKESPSKFLLPLSYVASLSGLMTLIASPPNLIVSQLLVDQGYPKLGFFEVTPIGLVGMIVGILYLVLVRNILLPNDKKRTQTSTGYKLSPKKIMKQYDLNNRLFKVFVPEDSIIIGTSLAELKLPAKYGLCMMKIHRKSQDGINLLPMTYQEMAGPTSVIHALDELYVQGEEGAIGNLTADYGLVMQELTENEADELVTKHLGIAEVLLTPNSSFINETVSSLGFREKYNLNIIGINHRGGYKLQDMVTHKLKFGDAILVQGAWDEILVLARETQDVVVVGQPKEHASVAAATGKAGIAGAIMLLMIGLMAFEVFPAVISVMVGAVLMIITGCLRNMEDAYNNMNFESIVLVAAMLPMATALEKTGGMVILSNGIIDVLGKYGPYGVLIGIYVLTVIFGQFISNTATAVLFAPIAMNAAIAMDANPTTFMIGVAVAASMAFATPIASPTNALVMTAGGYKFMDFVKIGVPLQVIMFIVMMLAVPFFFPF, encoded by the coding sequence ATGCTTTGCGTGCAGCTAACATTAACATTTCTTATTTTAGGAATGACGATTATTGTATTTATGACGAATCGAGTGCGTGCAGATTTTGTTGCTATTGTCTCTCTTCTCGCATTTGTTATCGCTAATATTTTAACGCCAGCAGAGGCTTTGGCAGGCTTTTCAAATTCGGTTGTGCTAATGATTGCTGGCCTTTTTGTAGTTGGTGCTGGTATTTTGCGTACGGGTCTTGCAGCAATGGCTGGACAACTATTATTGAAATGGTCAGGTAATAGCGAGCTCAAGTTATTTATCCTATTGCTCATTATTGTAGGCTCTGTAGGTGCTTTTATGAGTAATACGGGTACAGTTGCTTTGATGATGCCGATTGTTGTCAGCATCGCGATTAGTATGAAGGAAAGTCCTTCAAAGTTTTTATTACCACTATCTTATGTCGCTAGTTTATCGGGCTTAATGACATTAATTGCTTCCCCGCCCAATTTAATTGTCAGCCAGCTTTTAGTCGATCAAGGCTATCCGAAGCTTGGGTTTTTTGAGGTGACGCCTATTGGCCTAGTTGGGATGATTGTCGGTATTTTATATTTGGTGCTTGTGCGTAATATTCTGTTACCAAATGATAAAAAAAGAACGCAAACATCTACTGGCTATAAGCTCTCGCCAAAGAAAATTATGAAGCAATATGATTTAAACAATCGATTATTTAAGGTGTTTGTACCTGAGGATTCTATAATTATAGGAACATCACTGGCAGAATTAAAGCTTCCCGCAAAATATGGACTTTGTATGATGAAAATTCACCGTAAATCACAAGATGGAATCAATTTACTCCCGATGACCTATCAAGAAATGGCAGGCCCAACGAGTGTAATCCATGCTTTAGATGAGCTCTATGTACAAGGTGAGGAAGGGGCGATTGGTAATTTAACTGCAGATTACGGTTTAGTGATGCAAGAATTGACTGAGAATGAAGCGGATGAGTTGGTAACAAAGCATCTTGGTATTGCGGAAGTGCTATTAACGCCAAATTCAAGTTTTATTAATGAGACGGTCAGTTCACTAGGATTCCGAGAAAAGTATAATCTCAATATTATTGGCATTAACCATAGAGGTGGCTATAAGCTTCAAGATATGGTGACGCATAAGTTGAAATTTGGAGATGCCATCTTAGTACAAGGCGCATGGGATGAAATATTAGTGCTTGCTCGAGAGACACAGGACGTTGTTGTTGTCGGTCAACCGAAAGAGCATGCGAGTGTTGCAGCGGCAACTGGTAAAGCAGGAATAGCTGGTGCGATTATGCTTTTAATGATTGGGCTCATGGCTTTTGAAGTATTCCCTGCTGTTATTTCCGTTATGGTTGGGGCAGTATTGATGATTATAACTGGCTGTTTGCGGAATATGGAAGATGCGTATAACAATATGAATTTTGAAAGTATTGTACTCGTTGCGGCAATGCTTCCGATGGCTACAGCATTAGAGAAAACAGGGGGAATGGTTATTTTATCCAACGGCATCATTGATGTTCTTGGTAAATACGGTCCTTACGGGGTATTGATAGGTATTTATGTACTGACAGTTATTTTTGGTCAATTTATTAGTAATACCGCAACCGCTGTTTTGTTTGCACCCATTGCTATGAACGCAGCGATTGCAATGGATGCAAATCCTACAACCTTTATGATAGGTGTAGCGGTAGCAGCAAGTATGGCGTTTGCCACGCCAATTGCCTCACCTACTAATGCGTTAGTTATGACTGCTGGTGGCTATAAATTTATGGATTTTGTAAAGATTGGCGTACCTTTACAAGTTATTATGTTTATTGTGATGATGCTTGCAGTGCCATTTTTCTTTCCATTTTAG
- the hutI gene encoding imidazolonepropionase: MTLLIKNANEVITLKSALQGPRIKEQMREIAVVEKGSVLVAGSQVVAVGAYEQLVIDFPHLVEEAEVIDASGKIVMPGLVDCHTHLVHGGTREQEFNMRLNGSTYMDIMNAGGGIHATTKRTRETSFEALYEKTMHHLDVFLKHGVTTVEAKSGYGLDWETEKKQLEVAKKLQDTHVVDVISTFMGAHAVPRDFKGREDEFVDVIINDMLPKVSALELAEFNDVFCEKGVFTPAQSRRILEAGKALGLTPKIHADEIEPYNGAELAADVGAISAEHLLVASDEGIQNMAEAGTIAVLLPGTAFFLRAPFARGRLMIDEGVPVAISTDFNPGSSPTMSLPFIMNLACMHMGLTLEEVITATTINAAHALNRGHQIGTLEAGKQADVIILDVANYKQLQYFYGMNHTDTVIKKGQVVVRHGILL, encoded by the coding sequence ATGACCCTTTTAATTAAAAATGCAAATGAAGTCATTACTTTGAAAAGCGCTTTACAAGGGCCTCGAATAAAAGAACAAATGCGAGAGATTGCCGTTGTAGAAAAGGGAAGTGTGCTCGTAGCAGGAAGTCAGGTTGTCGCTGTCGGGGCTTACGAGCAGTTAGTTATAGATTTCCCTCATTTAGTGGAGGAAGCAGAGGTTATAGATGCATCTGGAAAGATTGTCATGCCAGGTCTTGTGGATTGCCATACACATTTAGTGCATGGCGGTACACGTGAGCAGGAATTTAATATGCGACTTAACGGTTCCACTTATATGGACATTATGAATGCAGGTGGAGGCATTCATGCTACAACAAAGCGCACACGAGAAACAAGTTTTGAAGCGTTATATGAAAAAACGATGCACCATTTAGATGTTTTTTTAAAGCATGGTGTGACTACTGTGGAAGCGAAGTCAGGTTACGGTCTGGATTGGGAAACGGAAAAGAAACAACTGGAAGTAGCTAAAAAGCTACAGGACACACATGTGGTAGATGTCATCAGTACCTTTATGGGCGCACATGCGGTACCACGCGATTTTAAAGGACGAGAAGATGAATTTGTCGACGTTATTATTAATGATATGCTGCCAAAAGTGTCGGCATTAGAGCTTGCAGAATTCAATGATGTGTTTTGTGAAAAAGGCGTATTTACACCAGCGCAATCTAGACGCATTTTAGAGGCGGGTAAAGCGCTTGGACTAACACCGAAAATTCATGCTGATGAAATAGAGCCGTATAACGGTGCGGAATTAGCCGCTGATGTGGGAGCTATCTCGGCAGAGCATTTGTTAGTTGCTTCGGATGAAGGTATTCAAAATATGGCTGAAGCAGGAACGATTGCCGTCTTGCTACCTGGCACTGCCTTCTTCTTACGCGCACCGTTTGCTAGAGGCAGGTTAATGATTGATGAAGGAGTGCCAGTAGCCATCTCAACAGACTTTAACCCGGGCTCTTCGCCGACAATGAGTTTGCCATTTATAATGAATTTAGCTTGTATGCATATGGGGTTGACATTAGAGGAAGTAATCACTGCTACGACCATTAATGCTGCGCATGCATTGAACAGAGGCCACCAGATTGGTACGCTAGAAGCGGGTAAACAAGCGGATGTTATTATATTGGATGTTGCCAATTACAAACAGCTACAATACTTTTACGGCATGAATCATACCGATACGGTAATTAAAAAAGGGCAAGTTGTAGTGCGTCATGGTATTCTTTTGTAA
- the hutU gene encoding urocanate hydratase, which yields MVYKTNIRAPRGNEITCKGWTQEAAMRMLMNNLDPEVAENPDELIVYGGIGKAARNWQSYEQIIASLKELENDETLLIQSGKPVAVFRTHEHAPRVLIANSNLVPAWSNWEHFYELEDRDLMMYGQMTAGSWIYIGAQGILQGTYLSFVEAGKKVFGSADLRGKFILTGGMGGMSGAQPLAGKMAGAVILVVEVERARIERKIKEGYCDYLVETVDEAVALVNQLRAQREPASIGLVGNCADVNRELLNRGIIPDFVTDQTSAHDPINGYVPNGMTFEEALALRRNDVKTYEQKAKETMAEHVRTMLEFQQAGAEVFDYGNNIRAYAKEMGVTNAFDFPGFVPAYIRPLFCEGKGPFRWAALSGNPEDIYKTDALAKEMFAEDEGLVNWIDMAQKMVKWQGLPARICWLGYGDRHRFALKVNEMVANGELSAPIVFGRDHLDSGSVASPNRETEGMLDGSDAVSDWPILNALVNTASGASWVSVHHGGGVGMGYSQHAGQVLVADGSRLAAEKIARVLISDPGMGIVRHADAGYDIAINTAKNKGVHMPMLKDDVK from the coding sequence ATGGTATATAAAACTAATATTCGTGCACCAAGAGGGAATGAAATAACATGTAAAGGTTGGACACAGGAAGCGGCGATGCGCATGCTGATGAATAATCTAGATCCTGAAGTTGCAGAAAATCCTGATGAGCTTATTGTGTATGGAGGAATAGGAAAAGCGGCGCGAAATTGGCAAAGCTATGAACAAATCATTGCTTCTTTAAAAGAATTAGAGAATGATGAAACATTGCTTATTCAATCGGGTAAGCCAGTAGCTGTCTTCCGTACGCATGAACATGCACCACGCGTTTTAATCGCCAATTCAAACTTAGTGCCTGCATGGTCCAATTGGGAGCATTTCTATGAGCTAGAGGACCGTGATTTAATGATGTACGGTCAAATGACTGCTGGTAGTTGGATATATATTGGTGCTCAAGGTATTTTACAAGGCACATATTTATCGTTTGTAGAGGCTGGAAAGAAAGTGTTTGGTAGTGCGGACTTACGCGGGAAATTCATTCTTACTGGTGGTATGGGTGGTATGAGTGGTGCACAGCCTTTAGCTGGGAAAATGGCAGGGGCAGTCATTTTAGTAGTGGAAGTGGAACGTGCTCGTATTGAACGAAAAATAAAAGAAGGCTACTGTGATTATCTTGTTGAGACAGTAGATGAAGCGGTGGCATTAGTCAATCAACTCCGTGCTCAACGGGAGCCAGCGTCAATTGGGCTAGTTGGCAACTGTGCAGATGTTAACCGTGAATTGCTAAACCGAGGTATCATTCCAGATTTTGTGACAGACCAAACATCTGCGCATGACCCTATCAATGGCTATGTACCGAATGGTATGACGTTTGAAGAAGCGTTAGCGTTACGGAGAAATGATGTCAAAACGTATGAGCAAAAGGCGAAAGAAACGATGGCAGAGCATGTTCGTACAATGCTTGAATTTCAACAGGCGGGTGCTGAAGTATTTGATTACGGTAATAATATTCGTGCTTACGCAAAAGAGATGGGTGTGACAAATGCTTTTGACTTCCCAGGCTTTGTACCAGCGTATATTCGTCCATTGTTCTGTGAAGGTAAGGGGCCGTTCCGTTGGGCAGCACTTTCTGGTAATCCGGAAGATATTTATAAAACAGATGCTTTAGCGAAAGAAATGTTTGCTGAAGATGAAGGTCTTGTCAATTGGATTGATATGGCGCAAAAAATGGTGAAATGGCAGGGACTACCTGCACGTATTTGCTGGTTAGGGTATGGTGATCGCCATCGCTTTGCATTGAAGGTAAATGAAATGGTGGCAAATGGCGAATTGTCTGCACCAATTGTTTTCGGACGGGATCATTTAGACTCTGGCTCGGTGGCTTCTCCCAACCGTGAAACAGAAGGAATGTTGGATGGGTCAGATGCAGTATCCGATTGGCCGATTTTAAACGCACTTGTTAACACAGCGAGTGGAGCTAGCTGGGTAAGTGTTCACCATGGTGGCGGTGTAGGAATGGGCTATTCACAGCACGCAGGTCAAGTGTTAGTTGCTGATGGATCAAGATTAGCGGCTGAGAAAATAGCGCGCGTGTTGATTTCAGACCCTGGAATGGGAATTGTTCGGCATGCAGATGCAGGTTATGACATTGCTATCAATACAGCAAAGAATAAAGGTGTCCATATGCCAATGTTAAAGGATGATGTGAAATGA
- a CDS encoding YjiH family protein, which yields MDYKQQALRHDSSFRVSSIIKMVICSLVGIFSFFISFEWHGKNTILIDHIVNYIRTEAPSLVTVYVVMMLVGGAIYPFISYRWKKSSIDMLLSIFKVGGMVAGVLLIFNVAPAWLANENIGPYLMEKLIKPVGVLIPIGSLFLAILVSFGLLEFIGVLTQRFMQPIFKTPGRSAVDAVASFVGSYSVGLLLTNRVYMEGRYTAKEAAIIATGFSTVSATFMVVIASTLDIMPHWNTFFWVSLVVTFLVTAITARMYPLRSMKDEYFAGSTPMPEKIVMQKRFKEAWRQAMVAVEHNPPLAKILWMNLKDGLVMAMAVMPSILSIGLLGLVLATYTPVFDWLAYIFVPFTYVLQVPEPFLTAKALSLSLAEVFLPALVVTQATLITKFIVSVVSISSILFFSAVIPLILSSEIPLTLREILLIWFERVVLSLIIVTPIAFLLF from the coding sequence ATGGATTATAAGCAACAGGCGTTGAGGCACGACTCGTCATTTAGAGTTTCCTCAATTATAAAAATGGTTATCTGTAGCTTAGTCGGAATATTCAGCTTTTTCATTTCGTTTGAATGGCATGGAAAAAACACAATTCTAATCGATCATATTGTGAATTATATTCGTACAGAAGCACCCTCGCTTGTCACTGTTTATGTGGTTATGATGCTTGTTGGAGGAGCAATCTATCCATTTATTTCTTATAGGTGGAAAAAGTCGTCAATCGATATGTTGTTGTCAATTTTTAAAGTGGGTGGAATGGTAGCTGGGGTTTTGCTAATTTTTAATGTTGCTCCTGCATGGCTTGCCAATGAAAATATCGGCCCTTACTTAATGGAGAAACTAATTAAGCCAGTAGGGGTACTTATTCCGATAGGCTCTTTATTTTTAGCTATTCTTGTTAGCTTTGGGTTACTTGAATTTATTGGTGTTTTAACACAGCGTTTTATGCAACCTATTTTTAAGACGCCGGGCCGTTCGGCAGTAGATGCAGTAGCCTCATTTGTTGGGAGTTATTCAGTCGGGTTACTTTTAACGAACCGTGTCTATATGGAAGGTCGTTATACAGCGAAGGAGGCCGCAATTATTGCAACAGGCTTTTCAACTGTATCTGCCACATTTATGGTTGTCATTGCAAGCACGCTCGATATTATGCCACATTGGAATACATTTTTTTGGGTATCGCTCGTTGTGACATTTCTAGTTACGGCAATAACAGCACGTATGTATCCACTGCGTTCAATGAAGGATGAATACTTTGCAGGCTCGACACCGATGCCAGAAAAAATAGTAATGCAAAAACGTTTTAAAGAAGCGTGGCGTCAAGCGATGGTGGCGGTTGAGCATAATCCGCCGTTAGCAAAAATTTTATGGATGAATTTAAAGGATGGCCTTGTGATGGCAATGGCTGTTATGCCTTCTATTTTATCAATTGGTCTTCTAGGGCTTGTACTCGCAACATATACGCCTGTTTTTGATTGGCTTGCGTATATTTTTGTTCCTTTTACATATGTATTACAAGTTCCAGAACCATTTTTAACAGCAAAAGCATTGTCTTTATCGTTGGCGGAAGTGTTTTTACCAGCACTTGTTGTCACACAAGCAACATTGATAACGAAATTTATTGTGTCTGTCGTATCTATTTCTTCAATATTATTCTTTTCTGCTGTAATTCCACTGATCTTATCATCAGAAATTCCATTGACATTGCGTGAAATCTTGCTGATTTGGTTTGAGCGTGTCGTCTTATCTTTAATTATTGTAACACCAATAGCATTTTTACTATTTTAA
- the hutH gene encoding histidine ammonia-lyase, with protein MQTIIELDGNTLTRQQIEKIVRGQASVVLSADSTERVRASRERIEKRLAEGQVIYGVNTGFGKLSNIRIEESDIELLQLNLLRSDATGVGEPFPTDVVRAMMILRANALARGFSGIRQETLQLLLDCINKGVHPIVPSQGSVGASGDLAPLSHLALVLVGEGKAEFKGELVSGDIALQKAGLTPVRLQAKEGLALVNGTQAMTGIGVLTLNEAERIGLAADMAASLSLEALKGITSAFDPALLAVRPHPELELVGGRIRKWLDGSKRVTKQGEIRMQDAYSLRCIPQVHGASWQSFFYAEQRVQIEMNATTDNPIVLENGEVLSGGHFHGQPIALAMDFLKVGVSEWANISERRTERMVNPQLNDGLPPFLATNPGIECGLMIAQYTAASIVSENKVLAHPSSVDSIPTSGNQEDHVSMGTTSARQVRQIVHNAARVIAIEMICASQAIHLDKAEEQLSPTTRKYLEKVREFCPPLLADQPIGDEIEALAKYLLASDVLLDESI; from the coding sequence ATGCAAACAATCATCGAACTTGATGGCAATACGTTAACAAGGCAACAAATTGAGAAAATCGTGAGGGGGCAAGCTTCGGTCGTATTATCTGCTGACAGTACGGAACGCGTTCGAGCAAGTAGAGAAAGAATTGAAAAACGCTTAGCAGAGGGGCAAGTAATTTACGGTGTCAATACTGGGTTTGGCAAGTTAAGTAATATACGAATTGAAGAATCAGATATTGAGTTACTGCAATTAAATTTACTTCGTTCAGATGCTACAGGTGTTGGCGAACCATTTCCAACGGATGTCGTGCGTGCGATGATGATTTTACGCGCAAATGCATTAGCACGTGGGTTTTCGGGTATTCGACAAGAAACATTGCAATTATTGCTAGACTGCATCAATAAAGGGGTACATCCAATCGTGCCATCCCAAGGATCAGTTGGAGCAAGTGGAGATTTAGCACCATTATCGCATTTAGCATTAGTGCTTGTAGGTGAAGGGAAAGCTGAATTTAAGGGCGAGCTTGTGTCAGGTGACATCGCATTACAGAAAGCAGGCTTAACACCTGTGCGATTACAGGCAAAGGAAGGATTGGCGCTAGTAAATGGCACGCAAGCAATGACTGGTATTGGCGTTTTGACATTAAACGAGGCGGAGCGTATTGGGCTTGCCGCGGATATGGCTGCGAGTCTGTCATTAGAGGCGTTAAAAGGGATTACGTCTGCATTTGATCCGGCACTATTAGCTGTAAGACCACATCCAGAATTAGAGTTGGTAGGAGGGCGTATTCGCAAATGGCTTGATGGTAGTAAACGCGTGACCAAGCAGGGGGAAATAAGGATGCAGGATGCGTATTCTCTGCGATGCATTCCCCAAGTACACGGGGCATCTTGGCAATCATTTTTCTATGCGGAGCAGCGTGTGCAAATAGAGATGAACGCTACGACAGACAATCCTATCGTTTTAGAAAATGGAGAAGTTCTATCAGGAGGTCATTTTCACGGTCAGCCTATAGCATTAGCTATGGACTTTTTAAAGGTTGGGGTCAGTGAATGGGCTAATATTTCCGAAAGACGTACAGAGCGCATGGTCAATCCGCAACTTAATGATGGTTTGCCACCATTTTTAGCAACAAATCCTGGTATTGAATGTGGACTGATGATTGCACAATATACAGCTGCTTCGATTGTGTCAGAAAACAAAGTGCTGGCACATCCTTCAAGTGTGGATTCGATACCTACATCAGGCAATCAAGAAGATCATGTCAGTATGGGGACAACATCCGCTCGTCAAGTGCGACAAATTGTCCACAATGCAGCTCGGGTTATTGCAATAGAAATGATTTGTGCGTCGCAAGCTATCCATCTAGATAAGGCGGAAGAGCAGTTATCGCCAACAACAAGAAAGTATTTAGAAAAAGTGCGTGAATTCTGTCCGCCTTTATTGGCAGATCAACCTATTGGTGACGAAATTGAAGCATTAGCGAAGTACTTATTAGCAAGTGATGTTCTATTAGATGAGAGCATTTAA
- a CDS encoding helix-turn-helix domain-containing protein, producing the protein MKLLLIDRDLTELSGIRWFLHTYFPGDLSIEMCTTISEAAKSIQQFVPEVILLNIDMLPNNRLTALYGLLQKHSGKILAITTEPLFKNALKAIDLQVAHLFVKPIDLEVLKQKLSAISLHTPQIPKVSADAKGESFYYQLFLENTTNSLTTDIQFTMIEPEHPETLNKLFIWLQQTPIYYQMSIYPLSGAIICLFQTSDLKIIEKDIRTLLKEWQMTNNGALNIGVYDGAPTTLKEMYALTKRALLQSFYEGYGHIFYATKQYQTHPLDPLLTPEEQQLLIKSLEEGNIEAVKTFLYRLSNGGIYYEQDDLRIHLTSVLAQIRRFMLKYKLHEKAAIEQNYRQLFHLIIEHPIFYTILNGIILFTQRLIELAREARMEKKADYIELALEIIDYQYHNHELSLPFIANKLGISPNYLSTIFSRKQGQPFKRYLQQVRIQNSTKMLIETDFAISEIALLNGFDDPNYFSKLFKQLIGTTPNRYRKGWKNQGGIIQS; encoded by the coding sequence ATGAAATTATTATTAATTGATCGAGATCTTACGGAACTTTCGGGCATTCGTTGGTTTTTGCATACATACTTTCCAGGAGATTTATCAATTGAGATGTGCACGACTATTTCCGAGGCCGCAAAAAGCATTCAACAATTTGTACCAGAAGTTATTTTGTTAAATATCGACATGCTACCGAATAATCGTTTAACGGCTCTTTACGGGCTTTTACAAAAACACTCAGGCAAAATCCTAGCCATCACCACAGAGCCGTTATTTAAAAACGCATTAAAAGCAATAGATTTACAGGTGGCGCATCTTTTTGTAAAACCAATTGATTTAGAAGTTTTAAAGCAAAAGCTTAGTGCTATTTCGCTTCATACACCTCAAATCCCAAAAGTTAGTGCTGATGCTAAAGGTGAATCTTTTTACTATCAATTATTTTTAGAGAACACAACTAACTCATTAACAACCGATATCCAGTTCACAATGATTGAACCTGAGCATCCAGAAACATTAAATAAATTGTTCATTTGGCTTCAACAAACACCGATTTATTATCAAATGAGCATTTATCCGTTATCAGGTGCAATCATCTGCCTCTTTCAAACAAGCGATTTAAAAATTATTGAAAAAGATATAAGAACCTTGCTAAAGGAATGGCAAATGACGAATAACGGCGCTCTGAATATCGGCGTTTATGATGGTGCGCCGACAACTTTAAAAGAAATGTATGCATTAACAAAGCGAGCCCTACTGCAAAGCTTTTATGAAGGCTACGGCCATATTTTTTATGCAACGAAACAATACCAAACACACCCTCTCGACCCTTTACTGACACCAGAGGAGCAACAACTACTTATTAAAAGTTTAGAGGAAGGTAATATTGAAGCAGTAAAAACGTTCTTATATCGCTTATCAAATGGAGGTATCTATTACGAGCAAGATGATTTGCGCATCCACCTTACCAGTGTACTGGCGCAAATCCGCCGATTTATGCTGAAATACAAACTGCATGAAAAAGCTGCTATCGAGCAAAATTATCGCCAACTTTTTCATTTGATTATTGAACACCCTATATTCTATACAATTCTCAATGGCATTATTTTATTCACACAGCGACTTATTGAATTGGCACGTGAAGCTCGAATGGAGAAAAAAGCGGACTATATAGAATTAGCTTTGGAAATAATCGATTATCAATATCATAATCATGAACTATCATTACCATTTATCGCGAATAAGTTAGGGATTAGCCCCAATTATTTAAGTACAATATTTTCACGAAAACAAGGCCAGCCATTCAAACGCTATTTACAGCAAGTTCGGATTCAAAATTCAACTAAAATGCTTATTGAAACCGATTTTGCCATTAGTGAAATTGCGCTGTTAAATGGCTTTGATGATCCGAATTATTTCAGCAAATTATTCAAACAGCTCATAGGGACTACACCTAACCGCTATCGAAAAGGATGGAAAAATCAAGGAGGCATTATCCAATCGTAA
- a CDS encoding catalase, protein MTNANDRSRRFTTAGGAPVVSNHDSMSAGPRGPLLLQDVWLVEKLANFNREVIPERRMHAKGSGAFGTFTVTHDISQYTKAKIFSEIGKKTPMFARFSTVAGERGAADAERDIRGFALKFYTEEGNWDLVGNNTPVFFFRDPLHFTDLNHVVKRDPRTNMKNANSNWDFWTLLPEALHQITIVMSDRGIPTGYRNMHGFGSHTYSFINAQNERVWVKFHFRTEQGIKNLTGAEAAEIIGKDRESSQRDLYEAIERGDFPKWKMYIQVMTEEQARELPYNPFDLTKVWYKKDFPLIPVGEFELNKNPDNYFAEVEQSSFAPSNIVPGISYSPDKMLQARIFAYADAARYRLGVNHHSLPVNAPKCPFRSFHRDGAMRFDGNLGSTLSYEPNSYGEWEHNLDYKEPPLRIDGHADIHDFREDDNNYFEQPGKLFRLLSAEEQQRLFENTANDMASVEEFIKRRHILHCYLADPAYGEGVAKAMGLSLEGMDLSNPYVKKEVKQVANI, encoded by the coding sequence ATGACAAACGCAAATGATCGTAGCCGTCGTTTCACAACAGCAGGTGGTGCTCCAGTAGTAAGCAACCACGACTCTATGTCTGCAGGTCCTCGTGGTCCACTTTTACTTCAAGATGTATGGTTAGTTGAAAAATTAGCAAACTTCAACCGTGAAGTTATTCCGGAGCGCCGTATGCATGCTAAAGGTTCAGGAGCATTCGGTACATTCACTGTGACACATGATATTTCTCAATATACGAAAGCTAAAATCTTCTCTGAAATCGGGAAGAAAACACCAATGTTCGCTCGTTTCTCAACTGTAGCGGGAGAACGCGGTGCTGCAGATGCAGAGCGCGATATTCGAGGCTTTGCATTGAAATTCTATACAGAAGAAGGTAACTGGGATTTAGTTGGTAATAACACACCTGTATTCTTCTTCCGTGATCCGTTACACTTTACAGATTTAAACCACGTAGTAAAACGCGATCCACGCACAAATATGAAAAACGCAAACTCTAACTGGGATTTCTGGACTTTATTACCAGAAGCGTTACACCAAATTACAATTGTTATGTCTGACCGTGGTATTCCAACAGGTTATCGTAATATGCATGGTTTCGGCTCACACACTTACAGCTTCATCAATGCACAAAATGAGCGTGTATGGGTAAAATTCCACTTCCGTACAGAGCAAGGCATTAAAAACTTAACAGGTGCTGAAGCAGCTGAAATTATCGGTAAAGACCGCGAATCTTCACAACGTGACTTGTACGAAGCTATCGAACGAGGCGATTTCCCAAAATGGAAAATGTACATTCAAGTCATGACAGAAGAACAAGCGCGTGAATTACCTTATAACCCATTCGACTTAACAAAAGTTTGGTATAAAAAAGACTTCCCACTAATTCCAGTTGGCGAATTCGAGTTAAATAAAAACCCTGATAACTACTTTGCAGAAGTAGAACAATCATCGTTTGCACCATCTAACATTGTGCCTGGTATCAGCTACTCTCCAGACAAAATGTTACAAGCTCGTATTTTTGCATACGCAGATGCAGCTCGCTATCGCTTAGGCGTAAACCACCACAGTCTGCCTGTAAACGCACCAAAATGCCCATTCCGTTCATTCCACCGCGATGGCGCTATGCGTTTTGATGGCAATCTCGGTTCTACATTAAGCTATGAACCAAACAGCTACGGTGAATGGGAGCACAATCTAGACTATAAAGAGCCACCATTACGTATTGATGGTCATGCTGATATCCACGACTTCCGAGAAGATGACAATAACTACTTCGAACAACCAGGTAAATTATTCCGTCTGTTATCTGCGGAAGAGCAACAACGCTTATTTGAAAATACAGCAAATGATATGGCTTCAGTTGAAGAATTCATCAAACGTCGCCACATCTTACACTGCTATTTAGCTGACCCTGCATATGGTGAGGGTGTAGCGAAAGCAATGGGTCTATCATTAGAAGGTATGGATCTTTCAAATCCGTATGTAAAAAAAGAAGTAAAACAAGTAGCAAACATCTAA